In Helianthus annuus cultivar XRQ/B chromosome 3, HanXRQr2.0-SUNRISE, whole genome shotgun sequence, a single window of DNA contains:
- the LOC110929298 gene encoding uncharacterized protein YacP: MKLIAISNSASVLPYVNCGCSSSKIVAQKNKNSQSAKGSEPPPARITSNVKQNLQFLKLWKEYQKRKSGAPKPATSYRRKKVEKDDLPDDDTELYRDPTLTLYYTNQGIDTAVPVLLVDGYNVCGYWPKLKKHFMNGRLDLARQKLVDELITFGMLREVKVVVVFDAMMSGLPMHKENFAGVDIIYSTETCADAWIEKEVAALRDDGCPRVWVVTSDRCQQHAAHGAGAFVWSAKALVSEIKTSQKEVERMLEEHKSTSVQGKLLKHNLDSGVVDALKDLRNKLSELG; this comes from the exons ATGAAACTAATCGCAATCTCAAACTCAGCTTCTGTATTGCCGTACGTTAATTGTGGTTGTTCATCTTCCAAGATTGTTGCCCAGAAGAACAAGAATTCCCAATCTGCTAAG GGTTCTGAGCCTCCTCCAGCCAGGATTACATCAAATGTCAAGCAAAACTTGCAATTCTTGAAGTTATGGAAG GAATATCAAAAGAGAAAATCTGGCGCACCCAAACCTGCTACTAGTTACCGTAGGAAAAAGGTGGAAAAAGATGACCTTCCAGATGATGATACCGAGCTTTATCGTGATCCTACTTTGACCCTTTATTA TACAAATCAGGGTATAGATACTGCAGTCCCGGTGTTGCTTGTTGATGGTTATAATGTCTGCGGCTATTGGCCGAAGCTCAAAAAACATTTTATGAATGGAAGACTCGATCTTGCTCGCCAAAAGCTAGTTGACGAGCTTATAACCTTTGGAATGCTAAGAG AGGTGAAAGTGGTAGTTGTTTTTGATGCTATGATGTCTGGTCTTCCAATGCACAAAGAAAATTTTGCTGG TGTCGATATCATTTATTCAACTGAAACATGTGCTGATGCCTGGATAGAGAAAGAG GTTGCAGCCTTGAGAGATGATGGATGCCCAAGAGTATGGGTTGTCACATCTGATCGTTGTCAACAACATGCAGCACATGGAGCA GGAGCTTTCGTTTGGAGCGCAAAGGCATTGGTTTCAGAG ATTAAGACTTCACAAAAAGAGGTGGAGAGAATGCTGGAAGAACACAA ATCAACCTCAGTACAAGGTAAACTGTTGAAGCACAATCTTGATTCTGGGGTAGTGGATGCCCTTAAAGACCTTAGAAACAAGCTTTCCGAACTCGGTTGA